In the genome of Bradyrhizobium sp. CB3481, the window CCGTCCTTATAGTTGATCGATTGCAGAAAGCCCTGTACGCGCGCGACCAGATCGACATTCTTGAACGCAGCCGTATTGCCCGTCGCTTCCAGATAGCGCGTGAAGGGGCGCTGCACCGGTGTCATCACTTCGACCTTCGCCGGCGGAGGCGGCACAAAAGTATTTTGTTCGCAGGCACTTAAGACGGCCATCGCGACCATCGCGAAGCCGGCACGGCTGATCGTCGCGCCTTTTTGTGCGGCAGTGCCGCATGATTCCGGACGTGCAGGCGAACGCGAAGCCTTCATTTTTCGTGCCCCAATCTTTTTGTCTGGAAAAGGCTTTAGTCAGAAATCGGCTTTCCGCTACCCCATGAAAATAGCAACAATCCGCTTGCGGCGGAACCAGAAAGCGAAAATGATGTGTCCCGATTTTTCTAAATGACTTTCGAGATTCACTTCCGGTTGGAGCGGCGGCTTCCGGCGACGACAAAAGGATTTATTCAAATGATCAACACTTTGACGCGCACGAGAAAGCTTGGGCCGCTGCTGGCGGCCGCAATAGTCGCAACTGCAGTACCGGTGTTTGCGCAAGCGCCGACCCAGGCGCAGCGCGACGCCGTCAAATCCCAATGCCGCTCCGACTACATCGCGCATTGCTCAAGCGTGCCGCCGGGCGGCGAGGCATCGCTGCAATGCCTGGCTAAGAACATGTCAAGCCTCTCGCCGAGTTGCCAGAGCGCGGTGCGCGCCGTAGAGGCAGCGGCCGCACCCGCCAAGCCGGCGGACACGGCGAAGCCGACCGAAACCGCGGCGCCGAAATCTGCAACTCCGGCCGCGGCAACGGCAGCACCATCCAAGTCTGGCGAACCAAAGGCCGCAGCCGCGCCGGCCGCAGGACAGCCGTCCAGCGCGCAAATTTCCGCGATCCGCAGCGCGTGCCGCTCCGATTATCCGAAGGTCTGCGCGGGCGTGCCGACCGGTGGCGCACCGGCGGTGCAATGCCTGGAGAAGAACAAGGCCAAACTCTCGGCCGGCTGCGCGACGGCTGTCTCCGCGGTGACCGGCGGTGGCGCTGCGTCGGCCGCGGCAGCGCCCGCAGCGGGTGCAGGCGCGGCCGCTACCGCTGCGCCGGCGGCGGCGCCAACCGTCATCGTGCTGCGTCCGCTGCGCCCGCGCGAAGAACTGTTCGTGCTGCGCTCGGCCTGCGGCGCCGACGTCCGCACGATTTGCGGCGGCGTCGCGCCGGGCGGCGGGCGCATCGTGCAGTGCCTTGCGACCAACGCCGCCCAGCTGTCGCCGGCCTGCAAGGACGTGCTGTCACAGTTCGCCGCGCGTTGACCGCCGCGTCCGGCGATCCCCATCGATCCGGGATCGCCGGTCACTCGCCGCCGCGAAAGGCGAGGATGAGCTGAATGAGCCGCACCGACAGCGAGACATAGAAGATCGTCATCAGGATTTGGTAGGCGATATGCCAGTTGAGCCTGGCGAGCTTGTAGAGTCCGTCGAGGAAGTTCAGCAGCAGGAGAATGACGCCGAACAGCATGACGCCGCGGCCGATCAGGCCGTGCCTGAGATAGCCGAACAGCTGGATCGCCGGCTCGTTGCTCGATACATGCGCGCCGGCCGATACGATCAACGTCCCGATGATCATCTTTTCGACGTGAGAGAATACTTCTTTTGAGACCGGTCCGACACGTTCGGCATAGAACGATAGCCATTTGGCCCTGAGCTGCGCCATTGGATTTTCCTTAGGGTTCTTGCAGCAACGAAATGGAGTTTCACTACAGCGGGTCCGCGATCAAGAAGCAAGGATGAGCCCCGCTTGATCTACGAACAATCCATTCGACGAGATCGTCGTCCGTACACGCCGTGACATCCGCAGAACCTTACGAAGAAACTTCAATAAGAAACTTTCGAGACTGAATACGAGCAACATTCCGGGAGACTGCCATGCGTTATTTCCTGATCATTGCATCCGCCCTCCTCGCCTTCGGCACCACGATGACGTTTGAATCGACGGAAGCCAATGCCGTCGTATGCGCCAGGGGCGTCTATCGCGCCGGCTGCGCCGGAGCCCGTGGCGCGGTCGTCGTCCGCAAGCCCGTCGCCGTGGCCTGCCGCTGGGTATGGGTCGGTGGCGTGAAGGTCCGCCGCTGCGTCTGACGTAGCCGGTTTGCCCGTCATCCGCCGCGGGATACTGGTCCGCTTGGCGGACAGCCGTTCGCGGATAGAACTGGCGGGCCGTGACGGGCGGCACGGGCCGGATCCTGAGGTCGTGGGGACCGGACGCTCGCCCCGCGCCGGCATCATTTTTCTGTAGCGCAAATTTCTGGCGCGGATTAGTCTCCGCTTCAAATTAGTAAGTATACTGTCGATTTGGGAGGAAGACGTGCGTATCGCCGTCATCGGCGGAGGCCCCGGCGGCCTCTATTTCGCCTATCTCTGGAAGCGGCGTCGCCCCGACGCCCATATCGATCTGTTCGAACAGAACCCGGAAGGCGCCACCTGGGGATTTGGCGTGGTGTTTTCCGAGCAGGCGCTGGAATTCTTGCGCGCCGACGATCCGGAGACCGTCGATGCGATCACGCCGCGGATGGAGAGCTGGAAGAACATCACGCTCAATCTGCGTGGGCAAAGCGTCGAGATCGACGGCATCGGCTTCTCCTCGATCGGCCGGCTCGAACTGTTGACTCTTCTGCAGCAGCGCGTGCGCGCAGCCGGCGTTGCGGCGCGCTATGACACCACGATCAAGTCGCTCGACGAACTGGCGGGCTATGACCTGATCGTCGCCGCCGACGGGCTGAATTCGCTGGTGCGCCGCGGCTTTGAACAGGAATTCGGCGCCACCGTTTCGCACTCCACCAACAAGTTCGCCTGGTATGGCACGGCTAAGCGCTTCGCCACGCTGTCGCAGACATTTGTGAAGACCGATCTGGGTTTCTTCAACGCGCACCACTACCGCTACTCGCCCTCGATGAGCACTTTTCTGGTCGAATGCGACGCCACGACCTGGCAGGCCTACGGCTTCGAGCACAAGACGATCGAGCAGTCGCAGGCGATCTGCGAAGAGATTTTTGCCGAGACGCTCGACGGCCACGCGCTGGTCTCGAACAAATCGGTATGGCGCAACTTCCCCTGGATCTGGAACGAGAACTGGTCGTACAGCAACATGGTGCTGATCGGCGATGCCCTGCATACCGCGCATTTCTCGATCGGCTCGGGCACGCGGCTTGCGATCGAGGATGCAATCGCGCTGACCAAGGCGCTGGAGGCGGAAACTGATATTGCCGCAGGCCTCGCCCGCTACCAGGCCGAACGCAAGCCGATCGTGCAGAAGCTGGTGACGGCCGCGCGCACCAGCGCCGACTGGTACGAGCGCTTCCCCGAGCACATGAAGCTCGGCCTGATGGATTTTGCCTACAGCTACATCACCCGCTCCGGGCGGATCGCCGACGACCGGCTGCGCGCGATGTCGCCGGAATTCATGGCGCGCTACGAGGCGGCGAAGACAATCGGGAGCCAGGCATGACGTCACCCATTTCCGATTTGGTCCCCCGCGACAATCCGGGCGCCCGCGAGATCGGCTTTGCGATTCCAGAAGACTATAACGCCAGCCGCATCCTGTTCGACAATCTCGCCGCGGGCCGCGGCGAACGGCTGGCGCTGACCGGCCCCGGCGGCACGCGGACATATGCACAGCTCTGCGCCGAGGCCGCGCAATGGGGCCACGGCTTCCGGTCGCTCGGCCTGAAACGCGGCGACCGCATCCTGATGTTCCTCGACGACACCCCGGCCTACCCGGCCGCCTTCTTCGGCGCGGTACGCGCAGGCTTCGTGCCGCTGTTGATCAACACGCTGACGCCGCCGGACTTGTTGCAGTTCTATCTCTCGGACGCCGGTGCGGCCGTCGCGGTCGCCGAGGCCGAG includes:
- a CDS encoding cysteine rich repeat-containing protein, with translation MINTLTRTRKLGPLLAAAIVATAVPVFAQAPTQAQRDAVKSQCRSDYIAHCSSVPPGGEASLQCLAKNMSSLSPSCQSAVRAVEAAAAPAKPADTAKPTETAAPKSATPAAATAAPSKSGEPKAAAAPAAGQPSSAQISAIRSACRSDYPKVCAGVPTGGAPAVQCLEKNKAKLSAGCATAVSAVTGGGAASAAAAPAAGAGAAATAAPAAAPTVIVLRPLRPREELFVLRSACGADVRTICGGVAPGGGRIVQCLATNAAQLSPACKDVLSQFAAR
- a CDS encoding FAD-dependent monooxygenase; protein product: MRIAVIGGGPGGLYFAYLWKRRRPDAHIDLFEQNPEGATWGFGVVFSEQALEFLRADDPETVDAITPRMESWKNITLNLRGQSVEIDGIGFSSIGRLELLTLLQQRVRAAGVAARYDTTIKSLDELAGYDLIVAADGLNSLVRRGFEQEFGATVSHSTNKFAWYGTAKRFATLSQTFVKTDLGFFNAHHYRYSPSMSTFLVECDATTWQAYGFEHKTIEQSQAICEEIFAETLDGHALVSNKSVWRNFPWIWNENWSYSNMVLIGDALHTAHFSIGSGTRLAIEDAIALTKALEAETDIAAGLARYQAERKPIVQKLVTAARTSADWYERFPEHMKLGLMDFAYSYITRSGRIADDRLRAMSPEFMARYEAAKTIGSQA